One part of the Marinobacterium rhizophilum genome encodes these proteins:
- a CDS encoding CopD family protein: MPLALSLHLLAAVIWVGGMFFAYQCLRPVAARVLEPPQRLTLWCHLFSRFFVWVWVAVVTLVVSGHGMIALMGGMARVGLHIHVMLVTGYLMVALFLHLYFAPYQRLKKAVGASDWPLAATQLNQIRRFVGINLLLGLITVVNAVAGPMLYA, from the coding sequence ATGCCTCTGGCCCTTAGTCTGCACCTGCTTGCCGCCGTTATCTGGGTGGGGGGCATGTTTTTCGCGTACCAGTGCCTGCGTCCGGTAGCGGCCAGGGTACTGGAACCGCCACAACGGCTGACGCTCTGGTGTCACCTGTTCAGTCGTTTCTTTGTCTGGGTCTGGGTCGCTGTCGTTACCCTGGTGGTGAGCGGGCACGGCATGATTGCCCTGATGGGCGGCATGGCGAGGGTGGGGTTGCACATCCATGTCATGCTGGTCACGGGATATCTGATGGTCGCGCTTTTTTTGCACCTGTACTTTGCTCCCTACCAGCGTCTGAAAAAGGCGGTGGGCGCATCGGACTGGCCCCTGGCTGCAACCCAGCTCAACCAGATTCGTCGCTTTGTCGGCATTAATCTGTTGCTGGGGCTGATCACCGTGGTGAATGCCGTGGCTGGGCCAATGT